From a region of the Triticum aestivum cultivar Chinese Spring chromosome 7D, IWGSC CS RefSeq v2.1, whole genome shotgun sequence genome:
- the LOC123167599 gene encoding GDSL esterase/lipase At3g09930-like has protein sequence MKLPPAVVCLLLILVFFDAARVEARGTPSAQGARNQWSSMFVFGDDFVDNGNRPNITGEKTSRQWSYPYGSYLNSHYSTSPVLTGRFSNYRMQSDFIARMLGLHEAPPAYELTEDQSCDSSGMTFASGGAGVFKVKTKKVPTLAAQVQTFKRLVKDGVISTHQLHHSIALIAISGNDYMSDSDIETGFYTSFDDLDTYVGNVATEILDNVAQLQMLGVRKVIVNNLHPIGCTPLHTSSNNYTTCDLLGNYGASVHNKYLKQMLEERDNVHILDLYTAFTDIINHAPGGGSAESKNFKGKLTPCCESTYKGGYCGERSNSGKRLYDLCDTPDRMFYWDQTHPTHAGWEAVMKALQQPLMEFLDEDYVA, from the exons ATGAAGCTTCCGCCGGCTGTTGtctgtcttctcctcatcctcgtCTTCTTTGATG CTGCTCGCGTGGAGGCCCGAGGTACACCTTCTGCCCAGGGGGCGAGGAACCAATGGTCCAGCATGTTCGTCTTCGGCGACGACTTTGTCGACAACGGCAACCGTCCCAACATCACCGGTGAAAAGACATCGCGCCAATGGAGCTACCCCTACGGCTCCTATCTCAACTCTCATTATTCTACGTCTCCTGTTTTGACCGGGCGCTTCTCCAACTACAGGATGCAATCAGATTTTATAG CAAGGATGTTGGGTCTCCATGAAGCCCCTCCAGCGTACGAGCTCACAGAAGATCAATCTTGTGACtcatctggcatgacctttgcttctGGTGGCGCTGGTGTCTTCAAGGTGAAGACCAAGAAGGTGCCGACCCTTGCCGCACAGGTTCAAACTTTCAAGAGGCTTGTCAAGGACGGGGTCATCTCAACACATCAGCTTCACCACTCCATCGCGCTCATCGCCATCTCCGGCAATGATTACATGAGCGACTCCGACATTGAGACTGGCTTCTACACAAGCTTCGATGAT CTAGATACTTATGTCGGAAACGTGGCGACTGAGATTCTAGATAATGTGGCGCAACTGCAGATGCTTGGTGTGAGAAAGGTGATAGTAAACAACTTGCATCCCATTGGTTGCACGCCTTTGCATACTAGTTCAAACAACTACACCACGTGTGATCTTCTCGGCAATTATGGCGCATCCGTGCACAACAAGTATCTAAAGCAAATGCTCGAAGAAAGGGACAACGTTCACATACTGGACCTCTACACCGCTTTCACTGACATCATCAATCATGCCCCTG GTGGAGGGTCGGCCGAGTCCAAGAATTTCAAGGGCAAACTGACCCCGTGCTGCGAGAGTACCTATAAGGGAGGGTACTGTGGAGAGCGTAGCAATTCAGGGAAGCGCTTGTACGACCTATGCGATACTCCTGACAGGATGTTCTACTGGGACCAGACACACCCAACACATGCTGGGTGGGAAGCTGTAATGAAGGCGCTGCAACAGCCTTTGATGGAGTTTCTTGATGAGGACTACGTTGCATGA